From Flavobacterium alkalisoli, the proteins below share one genomic window:
- a CDS encoding CTP synthase, with protein MNQTKYIFVTGGVSSSLGKGIIAASLAKLLQARGYRTAIQKFDPYINVDPGTLNPYEHGECYVTDDGAETDLDLGHYERFLNVPTSQANNVTTGRVYLSVIEKERRGEFLGKTVQVVPHITNEIKERMQQLGKTGDYDIVITEIGGTVGDIESLPYIESVRQLVWELGENNGIVIHLTLVPYLAAAGELKTKPTQHSVKTLMESGIKADILVCRTEHELSSDLRQKLALFCNVKREAVIQSIDASTIYDVPNLMLEEGLDRVALKKLDLAEKNKPDLKQWNDFLYKLKNPKHTVNIGLVGKYVELQDSYKSILEAFIHAGAVNETKVNVISIHSEYLDEHNAAKKLAGLDGILVAPGFGGRGIEGKIETVRYARENKIPFFGICLGMQMAVIEYARNVMGWEGANSTEMNESTPYPVINIMEEQKNITEMGGTMRLGAWKCHIAEGSLANKIYGSTDILERHRHRYEFNGAYLDEMQSSGLIASGINPDTGLVEVVELENHPFFIGVQYHPEYKSTVANPHPLFVSFVKAAVKKKCE; from the coding sequence ATGAATCAAACGAAGTATATTTTTGTTACAGGAGGTGTAAGTTCTTCTTTAGGGAAAGGAATCATAGCTGCTTCCTTAGCGAAATTATTGCAGGCCAGAGGTTACAGAACCGCTATTCAGAAATTTGATCCGTATATCAATGTGGATCCGGGTACACTTAACCCGTATGAACATGGTGAATGTTATGTAACTGATGATGGTGCCGAAACGGATCTTGACCTTGGGCACTATGAGCGTTTTCTAAACGTTCCTACATCACAGGCTAATAACGTTACGACAGGAAGGGTATATCTTTCGGTTATTGAGAAAGAGAGAAGAGGAGAGTTTTTAGGAAAAACAGTACAGGTTGTTCCGCACATTACCAATGAGATTAAGGAACGCATGCAGCAGCTTGGTAAAACGGGAGACTATGATATTGTTATTACCGAGATAGGAGGTACTGTTGGTGACATCGAGTCACTACCGTATATCGAGTCTGTAAGGCAGTTAGTATGGGAACTTGGTGAAAATAACGGTATTGTTATTCACTTAACGCTTGTGCCATATCTTGCGGCTGCAGGTGAGCTTAAAACAAAGCCTACACAGCACTCTGTAAAAACATTAATGGAAAGCGGTATCAAGGCAGATATCCTTGTTTGCCGTACAGAGCATGAGCTTTCGTCTGATTTAAGACAAAAGCTTGCATTATTCTGTAATGTTAAGAGAGAAGCGGTTATCCAGTCGATAGATGCTTCTACAATATATGATGTTCCTAACCTAATGCTTGAGGAAGGCCTTGACAGGGTAGCGCTTAAAAAGCTTGACCTTGCAGAGAAAAACAAGCCGGACTTAAAGCAATGGAACGATTTTCTTTACAAGCTTAAAAACCCTAAGCATACTGTAAACATTGGTTTAGTAGGAAAGTATGTAGAACTTCAGGATTCATACAAATCAATCCTTGAGGCGTTTATACATGCGGGTGCCGTAAACGAAACTAAAGTAAATGTAATCAGTATCCATTCAGAATATCTTGATGAGCACAATGCAGCTAAAAAGCTTGCAGGTTTAGACGGTATTTTAGTTGCTCCCGGTTTTGGAGGAAGAGGTATTGAAGGTAAAATAGAGACTGTTCGTTATGCAAGGGAAAATAAAATTCCTTTCTTTGGTATCTGTTTAGGTATGCAAATGGCAGTTATAGAATATGCCCGTAACGTAATGGGTTGGGAAGGAGCTAATTCTACAGAGATGAATGAAAGCACTCCATATCCTGTAATTAATATAATGGAAGAGCAAAAGAACATTACAGAGATGGGTGGTACTATGCGTTTAGGTGCATGGAAATGCCACATAGCAGAAGGTTCTCTTGCAAACAAAATATACGGAAGCACAGATATATTAGAGCGTCACCGTCACCGTTATGAATTTAATGGTGCTTATCTTGACGAAATGCAGAGTTCAGGCCTTATCGCTTCGGGTATTAATCCTGATACAGGTCTTGTAGAAGTAGTTGAGCTAGAAAATCATCCGTTCTTTATTGGGGTACAATACCACCCTGAGTATAAGAGTACGGTAGCTAACCCGCATCCGTTATTTGTAAGCTTTGTTAAGGC
- a CDS encoding DUF3820 family protein has product MDEQKQLLIKLAHTKMPFGKYEGRYLIDLPEHYVVWYHNKGFPAGQLGQQLQLIYELKLNGLEKLIRNIKNQYPKP; this is encoded by the coding sequence ATGGACGAACAAAAACAATTGCTGATAAAATTAGCACATACAAAAATGCCTTTTGGTAAATATGAAGGGCGTTATCTTATAGATTTACCAGAGCATTATGTGGTATGGTACCACAATAAAGGTTTTCCGGCAGGGCAGTTGGGGCAGCAGCTTCAGTTGATATACGAACTAAAACTTAACGGACTTGAAAAACTGATAAGGAATATTAAGAATCAATATCCGAAACCATAG
- a CDS encoding OsmC family protein encodes MTSKVTYLGELRTSSIHLQSGSEIISDAPLDNNGKGEAFSPTDTVANALATCMFTIMGIKARDMEISLEGSTAEVTKTMAADPRRISKIKVVFNLKSNADEKSRELLERVAMRCPVHFSLHPDIEREIIFNW; translated from the coding sequence ATGACATCCAAGGTAACTTATCTGGGAGAGTTAAGAACATCTTCCATTCACCTTCAGTCGGGTAGCGAGATCATATCAGATGCCCCTCTTGATAATAACGGAAAAGGCGAGGCATTTTCCCCTACAGATACTGTGGCAAATGCATTAGCAACCTGTATGTTTACCATTATGGGTATTAAAGCCCGTGATATGGAGATAAGTTTGGAAGGCTCTACAGCTGAGGTTACAAAAACTATGGCTGCCGACCCAAGGCGTATTTCTAAGATTAAGGTTGTTTTTAACCTTAAATCAAATGCAGATGAAAAATCCAGGGAGTTGCTGGAAAGAGTAGCGATGAGGTGCCCGGTACACTTTAGCCTTCACCCTGATATTGAAAGGGAAATAATATTTAACTGGTAA
- a CDS encoding amino acid ABC transporter substrate-binding protein: MKYIVILFFSLALFSGSAYAQGKYKKHQVAKGETVTDIAKKYKVTPYDIYRLNPDSQNGINEGAILLVPTAGGVPVKTDVAVSEKSTKIANPIHEVQPKETLYGLSKQYNVSEEDLKKANPEIVTNGLQIGQKIIIPVKGSGVEAQAERAEKQLWKKDAPSYMYHTVEAGETKYSIAKDYGMSLQLLEELNPEVKDSPLPLGYKLKLDKNSIIAKEIAPGAQLKKPENQYIEYTVQPKETFYSLTRRVGITEQEIVALNPDAKDGLKEGMVLKLPNPNPDSGTVFGATRSYAPGISNLSVTLNKAQTKQLALLLPFNINKGADDESEKERVRTNKFLNMTLDFYAGALIAIDSAQAMGIPVKVKILDSQESSTSSAIDNLRGGLVGVDAVIGPFFQNNVEKTAQILAGIPIISPLSKEAGKPLPNLYQSVPTQDMVRMAMLDYLKFKSGNVIAVIDEKKLSSKQFIRNNYAGVKFADGTITEDIMKPLLDPSKMNYIVLDTESAGKVSNTVRVLSKLMADYQIQLAVMERTDILDNEEVPLKLLTRLRMLYPSVTNDSENPMAAGFIKKFKAKNGVMPNQFASRGFDVTLDVILRMYQPEGFAETIATKASQQTENKFVYRTLNGGNYNNGVYILNYEEDLSIKQAN; encoded by the coding sequence ATGAAGTACATTGTAATTTTATTTTTTTCACTAGCGTTATTTTCAGGCTCTGCTTATGCTCAGGGTAAATATAAAAAGCACCAGGTAGCAAAAGGAGAGACAGTAACAGATATTGCAAAAAAATATAAAGTTACCCCATATGATATTTACAGGCTTAATCCAGATTCTCAAAACGGTATTAACGAAGGAGCAATACTACTTGTTCCTACTGCAGGAGGAGTTCCGGTTAAGACTGATGTTGCTGTAAGTGAGAAATCCACTAAAATTGCAAATCCTATACATGAGGTGCAGCCTAAAGAAACGCTTTATGGCCTTTCTAAACAGTACAATGTATCTGAAGAAGATTTAAAAAAGGCAAATCCTGAGATTGTAACAAATGGTTTGCAGATAGGTCAAAAAATTATAATCCCCGTAAAGGGGAGTGGTGTTGAGGCTCAGGCTGAAAGGGCAGAAAAGCAACTGTGGAAAAAGGATGCTCCTTCTTATATGTACCATACAGTAGAGGCTGGTGAAACAAAATATTCCATTGCTAAAGACTATGGAATGAGTCTTCAGTTACTGGAAGAGCTTAATCCCGAAGTTAAAGATAGTCCGCTGCCGTTAGGCTATAAACTAAAACTGGACAAGAATTCTATAATAGCTAAAGAAATAGCTCCGGGAGCTCAGCTTAAAAAGCCGGAGAACCAATATATAGAATATACGGTTCAGCCTAAAGAAACTTTTTACAGCCTTACAAGAAGGGTGGGGATTACAGAGCAGGAGATAGTAGCATTAAACCCAGATGCTAAAGACGGCCTTAAGGAAGGGATGGTTTTAAAACTGCCTAATCCTAATCCCGATTCAGGAACTGTATTTGGTGCTACAAGATCATATGCTCCGGGTATTTCTAACCTGTCTGTAACTTTAAACAAAGCACAAACAAAACAACTTGCATTACTACTGCCTTTTAATATTAATAAAGGGGCTGATGATGAAAGTGAGAAAGAAAGGGTTAGAACTAACAAGTTTCTTAACATGACCCTTGATTTTTATGCAGGTGCATTAATCGCTATAGATTCTGCACAGGCTATGGGGATACCTGTAAAAGTAAAAATACTTGACTCGCAGGAATCAAGCACGAGCTCGGCTATAGACAACCTTCGTGGTGGTCTTGTAGGGGTAGATGCGGTTATAGGTCCGTTCTTCCAGAATAATGTTGAGAAAACAGCACAAATTTTAGCCGGGATTCCTATAATATCTCCGTTATCTAAGGAAGCAGGTAAACCATTGCCAAACCTATATCAGTCGGTACCTACTCAGGATATGGTAAGAATGGCTATGCTTGATTATCTTAAGTTTAAAAGCGGTAATGTAATAGCTGTTATAGACGAGAAAAAACTAAGCTCTAAGCAGTTTATAAGAAATAATTATGCCGGAGTTAAATTTGCAGACGGTACTATTACAGAGGATATAATGAAACCTCTTTTAGATCCTTCAAAAATGAATTATATAGTGCTTGATACTGAAAGTGCCGGAAAGGTTTCTAACACGGTAAGAGTACTTTCAAAACTAATGGCAGACTACCAGATTCAGCTTGCGGTAATGGAGAGGACAGATATTCTGGATAATGAGGAAGTGCCTTTAAAGCTACTTACAAGGTTAAGAATGTTATATCCGTCGGTAACTAACGACAGCGAAAATCCTATGGCTGCCGGATTTATAAAAAAGTTTAAAGCGAAAAACGGTGTAATGCCTAATCAGTTTGCTTCAAGGGGTTTTGATGTTACTCTGGATGTTATTCTGCGTATGTATCAGCCTGAAGGTTTTGCAGAAACAATAGCAACAAAGGCATCTCAACAAACAGAGAACAAATTTGTTTACAGGACTTTAAACGGAGGTAATTATAATAACGGAGTTTATATCCTTAACTACGAAGAGGATTTAAGCATAAAACAGGCAAATTAA
- the guaA gene encoding glutamine-hydrolyzing GMP synthase, with product MQHNVLILDFGSQYTQLIARRVRELNIFCEIFPYNNPPGDLSSYKAVILSGSPFSVRAEDAPHPDLSEIRGKLPMLAVCYGAQYLAHFHGGEVAPSNIREYGRANLSYVKEDEQFLEGVSAGSQVWMSHSDTIKQLPTNGVRLASTKDVENAAYRIEGETTYAIQFHPEVYHSTDGKQMLENFLVKIAEVPQNFTPDTFVEDIVEELKVKIQNDKVVLGLSGGVDSTVAAVLLNKAIGKNLYCIFVNNGLLRKDEFENVLHQYKDMGLNVKGVDASERFLSELAGIEDPETKRKTIGRVFIEVFDDEAHLLTDVKWLAQGTIYPDVIESVSVKGPSATIKSHHNVGGLPDFMKLQVVEPLRMLFKDEVRRVGATLGIDPELLGRHPFPGPGLSIRILGDITPEKVRILQEVDHIFIQGLKDHGLYNKVWQAGAILLPVNSVGVMGDERTYEKVVALRAVESTDGMTADWVHLPYEFLMKVSNEIINKVKGVNRVVYDISSKPPATIEWE from the coding sequence ATGCAACACAATGTACTTATTCTAGATTTCGGATCGCAATATACTCAGCTTATTGCGAGAAGGGTTCGCGAGTTAAATATCTTCTGCGAAATTTTCCCTTACAACAACCCACCGGGTGATTTATCGTCTTATAAAGCTGTAATACTTTCAGGTAGCCCGTTTTCGGTAAGGGCAGAAGATGCACCGCATCCTGACCTTTCTGAGATTAGAGGTAAACTGCCTATGCTTGCAGTATGTTACGGAGCTCAGTATCTTGCTCACTTCCACGGAGGTGAAGTAGCCCCTAGTAATATACGTGAGTATGGTCGTGCTAACCTTTCTTATGTTAAGGAAGATGAGCAGTTTCTTGAAGGTGTTTCTGCAGGTAGTCAGGTATGGATGAGCCACAGTGATACAATCAAGCAATTACCTACTAATGGTGTAAGGCTTGCAAGCACTAAGGATGTGGAAAATGCAGCTTACAGAATTGAAGGCGAAACAACTTATGCAATACAGTTTCACCCAGAGGTTTACCACTCTACAGATGGTAAACAAATGCTGGAGAACTTTTTAGTAAAAATTGCAGAAGTGCCTCAAAACTTTACTCCAGATACATTTGTTGAAGATATTGTAGAGGAGCTTAAGGTTAAAATTCAAAATGATAAAGTAGTACTTGGACTTTCAGGAGGGGTAGACTCTACTGTTGCTGCAGTACTTTTAAATAAGGCAATTGGCAAAAACCTATACTGTATTTTTGTAAACAACGGACTTCTTCGTAAAGATGAGTTTGAAAATGTATTACACCAATACAAGGATATGGGGCTTAACGTTAAGGGAGTAGATGCATCTGAAAGGTTCCTTAGTGAGCTTGCAGGTATTGAAGATCCTGAAACTAAAAGAAAAACTATCGGTCGTGTATTTATCGAAGTATTTGATGATGAGGCACACTTACTTACCGATGTTAAATGGTTAGCTCAGGGTACTATCTATCCAGACGTAATTGAGTCGGTTTCTGTAAAAGGACCTTCAGCTACCATTAAATCTCACCACAATGTAGGTGGATTACCGGACTTTATGAAACTTCAGGTTGTAGAACCGCTAAGAATGCTTTTTAAAGATGAGGTAAGAAGAGTAGGTGCTACTTTAGGAATTGATCCTGAGCTTTTAGGAAGACACCCATTCCCTGGGCCAGGTCTTTCAATCAGGATTTTAGGAGATATCACTCCGGAGAAAGTACGTATACTTCAGGAAGTTGATCATATATTTATCCAGGGTCTTAAAGATCACGGCCTGTATAATAAAGTATGGCAGGCAGGTGCAATATTATTACCTGTAAACAGTGTAGGTGTAATGGGAGACGAGAGAACTTATGAGAAAGTAGTTGCACTTAGGGCTGTAGAATCTACAGATGGTATGACTGCAGACTGGGTTCATCTTCCTTATGAGTTCCTGATGAAGGTTTCTAACGAAATTATCAATAAGGTAAAAGGTGTAAACAGGGTTGTTTATGATATCAGCTCTAAGCCACCGGCCACAATTGAATGGGAATAA
- a CDS encoding glycine-rich domain-containing protein — MTTPEKDLWDKISNFRLDDPDASFTFSARLARENGWTKEYTNRVIEEYRKFIFLCCVSKSPVTPSDSVDQAWHLHLTYTKSYWIDFCRDTLQREIHHNPTKGGGAERKKFNNSYSDLHVIYNEMFGSIPPEDIWQDNKTRFTQINFQRVSIDNYWLIKKPSLLAQKLLKVSFVAVVIAISIQASGNGIPLTVIVIIFIIIALINAFRKGGGNGNSNSGCTTSSCSGDSCNSGCSSHGNSGCGSGCSGCGGCGGD; from the coding sequence ATGACCACACCCGAAAAAGACCTATGGGATAAAATCTCAAACTTCAGGTTAGATGACCCCGATGCATCCTTTACATTTTCGGCACGCCTTGCAAGGGAAAACGGCTGGACAAAAGAATATACCAACAGAGTTATAGAAGAGTATAGGAAGTTCATTTTTTTATGCTGTGTATCTAAATCTCCCGTAACACCATCCGATTCTGTAGACCAGGCATGGCACTTACATCTAACCTATACAAAATCATACTGGATAGACTTTTGCCGTGACACCCTGCAAAGGGAAATACACCACAACCCAACCAAAGGAGGAGGTGCTGAAAGGAAAAAGTTTAATAACAGCTATTCCGATCTTCATGTAATTTACAACGAGATGTTTGGTTCCATTCCGCCAGAGGACATCTGGCAGGATAACAAAACCCGTTTTACACAAATTAATTTTCAAAGGGTAAGTATAGATAATTACTGGCTTATTAAAAAACCTTCTTTGTTAGCACAAAAGCTTTTAAAAGTATCTTTTGTTGCCGTTGTGATAGCTATAAGTATTCAGGCTTCAGGCAACGGCATACCTTTAACTGTAATAGTTATTATATTTATTATAATAGCTTTAATCAATGCCTTTAGGAAAGGAGGAGGCAACGGAAACTCAAATAGTGGGTGTACTACTTCCTCTTGTTCCGGCGATAGCTGCAATAGCGGATGCAGCTCTCACGGAAACAGCGGATGCGGATCTGGCTGTAGCGGATGCGGAGGCTGTGGCGGAGATTAA
- a CDS encoding DUF4919 domain-containing protein, giving the protein MKLLYSLLILFLTQSFYAQDFELKKPDFDLIEKNVKDKNSPYYFDKLYARYIVADSTMTLEERRHLYFGYSFQDEYAPYERSDAQQDLNKILQQEEFTKQDYQDILTLSSKILKIYPFSIRMMEYRIFVYKELEQYDDAIKQTVQANIILDAILSTGEGTSKESSFYVINVMNEYELLNILGFEYGGQQELVDGLYDYLTLKENSYYIDGLYFEVSRCLNSLKF; this is encoded by the coding sequence ATGAAATTACTTTATTCCTTACTAATATTATTTCTTACACAGTCTTTTTATGCCCAGGATTTTGAATTAAAAAAACCTGACTTCGATCTTATTGAGAAAAATGTAAAAGACAAAAACTCTCCTTATTATTTTGATAAGCTTTATGCCCGATATATAGTCGCTGACAGTACTATGACTTTAGAAGAACGCAGGCATCTTTATTTTGGCTATTCTTTTCAGGATGAATATGCACCTTATGAGCGTTCGGACGCACAACAGGATCTCAACAAAATTTTACAACAGGAGGAATTTACCAAGCAGGATTATCAGGACATACTGACCCTGTCTTCTAAGATATTAAAAATATACCCCTTCAGTATAAGAATGATGGAATACAGGATATTTGTTTATAAGGAGCTGGAACAATATGATGATGCCATAAAACAAACCGTACAGGCCAATATAATACTCGACGCTATACTGAGTACAGGTGAAGGCACATCTAAAGAGTCCAGTTTTTACGTAATTAATGTTATGAACGAATATGAACTCTTAAATATATTAGGGTTTGAATATGGCGGACAGCAAGAACTCGTTGATGGTCTTTATGATTATTTAACCCTAAAAGAAAACTCTTACTATATAGACGGACTATATTTTGAAGTCTCGAGATGTCTTAATTCTCTCAAATTTTAG
- a CDS encoding SRPBCC family protein, which translates to MKYTVEIEIELPVSKVIELFDNPDNMKHWMDGLASFELLNGVPGQPGAKSRLIFRMGNRNIEMLETITVKKLPEEYTGTYEANGVYNVVKNRFISLPGDRTKYVSENYFEFKGFMKIIAFIMPGSFKKQSLKYLYDFKRFAENDIKHISTIQLNGTS; encoded by the coding sequence ATGAAATATACAGTTGAAATTGAAATCGAGCTACCTGTAAGTAAGGTTATCGAGCTCTTTGACAACCCCGACAACATGAAACACTGGATGGACGGGTTAGCAAGCTTTGAACTTCTTAACGGTGTACCCGGGCAACCGGGTGCAAAATCCCGCCTGATATTCAGGATGGGTAACCGTAATATTGAAATGCTGGAAACCATAACCGTAAAGAAACTACCGGAAGAATATACAGGAACCTATGAGGCAAACGGGGTTTATAATGTGGTAAAAAACAGATTTATATCTTTACCGGGAGACAGGACGAAATATGTTTCTGAAAACTATTTTGAGTTTAAAGGCTTTATGAAAATAATAGCCTTTATAATGCCGGGATCTTTTAAAAAACAGTCCTTAAAATACCTTTATGACTTTAAAAGGTTTGCCGAAAATGACATTAAGCATATAAGCACCATACAACTAAACGGCACTAGCTAA